GTGCAGCTCTGTTACCTGCGCTTTCCTGGTGTCATCCTGGGCGTCGATGAGCCGCCGTTTCCGCCCTTGTTGAAACTGGTCGCCGACCAGCTCAAGGTCAGCGTCGAAAGCTGGGACGAATACGGGCAGCGGGAGCAGACCCGGCGCGAGCACCTGGTCGAACTGCAAACGGTGTTCGGCTTCCAGCCCTTTACCATGGGCCACTACCGGCAGGCCGTCCAGTTGCTGACCGAGATGGCCTTGCAGACCGACAAGGGCATCGTGCTGGCCAGCACCTTGATCGAGCACCTGCGGCAGCAGTCGGTCATTCTGCCTGCCCTCAACGCCGTCGAGCGGGCGAGCGCCGAAGCAATCACCCGCGCCAACCGGCGCATCTACGATGCCTTGGCCGAACCGCTGTCGGACGCGCATCGCCGCCGCCTCGACGATCTGCTCAAGCGTCGGGACAACGGCAAAACGACCTGGCTGGCCTGGCTGCGCCAATCGCCCGTCAAACCGAATTCGCGGCACATGCTGGAACACATCGAACGCCTCAAAGCGTGGCAGGCGCTCGACCTGCCTTCTGGCATCGAGCGGTCGGTGCACCAGAACCGCCTGCTCAAGATCGCCCGTGAGGGTGGCCAGATGACGCCCGCCGACCTGGCCAAGTTCGAGGCGCAGCGACGCTATGCCACCCTGGTGGCGCTTGCCATCGAGGGCATGGCCACCGTCACCGACGAAATCATCGACCTGCACGACCGCATCCTGGGCAAGCTGTTCAACGCCGCCAAGAACAAGCATCAGCAGCAATTCCAGGCGTCCGGCAAGGCGATCAACGCCAAGGTGCGGCTGTTCGGCCGCATCGGCCAGGCGCTGATCGAGGCCAAGCAGGCGGGCCGCGATCCGTTCGCCGCCATCGAGGCCGTCATGTCCTGGGATGCCTTCGCCGAGAGCGTCACCGAAGCGCAGAAGCTTGCGCAGCCCGAGGACTTCGATTTCCTGCACCGCATCGGCGAAAGCTACGCCACGCTGCGCCGCTACGCGCCGGAATTCCTTGCCGTGCTCAAGCTGCGGGCCGCTCCCGCCGCGAAGGACGTGCTCGACGCCATCGAGGTGCTGCGCGGCATGAACAGCGACAACGCCCGCAAGGTGCCCGCCGACGCGCCGACCGAGTTCATCAAGCCGCGCTGGCAGAAGCTGGTCATGACCGACACCGGCATCGACCGGCGCTACTACGAACTGTGCGCGCTGTCGGAGATGAAGAACGCGTTGCGTTCCGGCGACATCTGGGTGCAGGGGTCGCGCCAGTTCAAGGACTTCGAGGACTACCTGGTGCCGCCCGCGAAATTCGCCAGCCTCAAGCAGGCCAGCGAATTGCCGCTGGCCGTGGCCACCGACTGCAACCGGTACCTGAACGACCGGCTGACGCTGCTGGAAACACAGCTTGCCACCGTCAACCGTATGGCGACGGCCAACGAGCTGCCGGACGCCATCATCACCGAGTCAGGCTTGAAGATCACGCCGCTCGACGCGGCGGTACCCGACACCGCCCAAGCGCTGATCGACCAGACGGCAATGATCCTGCCGCACGTCAAGATCACCGAACTGCTGCTGGAGGTGGACGAATGGACGGGCTTCACTCGGCATTTCGCGCATCTGAAATCGGGCGACCCGGCCAAAGACAAGAACCTGTTGCTGACCACGATCCTCGCCGACGCGATCAACCTGGGCCTGACCAAGATGGCGGAGTCTTGCCCCGGCACGACCTACGCCAAGCTGGCTTGGCTGCAAGCCTGGCACATCCGCGACGAAACCTACGGGGCGGCGCTGGCCGATCTGGTCAACGCACAGTTCCGCCATCCCTTCGCCGAGCACTGGGGCGACGGCACCACCTCATCGTCGGACGGCCAGAACTTCCGCACCGGCAGCAAGGCCGAGAGCACCGGCCACATCAACCCGAAATACGGGAGCAGCCCAGGGCGGACGTTCTACACCCACATTTCTGACCAGTACGCGCCATTTCACACCAAGGTCGTGAACGTCGGCGTGCGCGATTCGACCTACGTGCTCGACGGCCTGCTGTACCACGAGTCCGACTTGCGGATCGAGGAGCATTACACCGACACGGCGGGCTTCACCGATCACGTCTTCGCCCTGATGCACCTCCTGGGCTTCCGCTTCGCGCCGCGCATCCGCGACCTGGGCGACACCAAGCTCTACATCCCGAAGGGCGACGCCGCCTATGACGCGCTGAAACCCATGATCGGCGGCACG
Above is a genomic segment from Ralstonia pickettii containing:
- a CDS encoding Tn3 family transposase; the protein is MPRRSILSAAERESLLALPDTKDELIRHYTFSETDLSIIRQRRGPANRLGFAVQLCYLRFPGVILGVDEPPFPPLLKLVADQLKVSVESWDEYGQREQTRREHLVELQTVFGFQPFTMGHYRQAVQLLTEMALQTDKGIVLASTLIEHLRQQSVILPALNAVERASAEAITRANRRIYDALAEPLSDAHRRRLDDLLKRRDNGKTTWLAWLRQSPVKPNSRHMLEHIERLKAWQALDLPSGIERSVHQNRLLKIAREGGQMTPADLAKFEAQRRYATLVALAIEGMATVTDEIIDLHDRILGKLFNAAKNKHQQQFQASGKAINAKVRLFGRIGQALIEAKQAGRDPFAAIEAVMSWDAFAESVTEAQKLAQPEDFDFLHRIGESYATLRRYAPEFLAVLKLRAAPAAKDVLDAIEVLRGMNSDNARKVPADAPTEFIKPRWQKLVMTDTGIDRRYYELCALSEMKNALRSGDIWVQGSRQFKDFEDYLVPPAKFASLKQASELPLAVATDCNRYLNDRLTLLETQLATVNRMATANELPDAIITESGLKITPLDAAVPDTAQALIDQTAMILPHVKITELLLEVDEWTGFTRHFAHLKSGDPAKDKNLLLTTILADAINLGLTKMAESCPGTTYAKLAWLQAWHIRDETYGAALADLVNAQFRHPFAEHWGDGTTSSSDGQNFRTGSKAESTGHINPKYGSSPGRTFYTHISDQYAPFHTKVVNVGVRDSTYVLDGLLYHESDLRIEEHYTDTAGFTDHVFALMHLLGFRFAPRIRDLGDTKLYIPKGDAAYDALKPMIGGTLNIKHVRAHWDEILRLATSIKQGTVTASLMLRKLGSYPRQNGLAVALRELGRIERTLFILDWLQSVELRRRVHAGLNKGEARNALARAVFFNRLGEIRDRSFEQQRYRASGLNLVTAAVVLWNTVYLERAAHALRGNGHAVDDALLQYLSPLGWEHINLTGDYLWRSSAKIGAGKFRPLRPLQPA